Proteins encoded by one window of Teretinema zuelzerae:
- the infC gene encoding translation initiation factor IF-3, which translates to MADNKGLRINEQIRVREVRLIDGNGDQKGIVPTLEALKLAREQGLDLVEVAPQANPPACKILDYGKYRFEMEKKLRESKKKQKLQELKEIRMQPKIDDHDLDFKSKHVKDFLAGGDKVKVTIRFRGRELAHTELGLVVLKDVLSKLGDDYVIEKQPAMEGRFMSMTLAPKAKK; encoded by the coding sequence TTGGCGGACAATAAAGGCTTACGGATTAATGAACAAATCCGTGTACGCGAGGTCAGACTCATCGATGGAAACGGTGACCAAAAGGGTATAGTCCCTACTCTGGAGGCGCTTAAACTCGCACGTGAACAAGGTCTGGACCTGGTAGAAGTTGCACCGCAGGCGAATCCGCCAGCTTGCAAGATTCTTGATTACGGCAAATACCGTTTCGAAATGGAAAAGAAGCTCCGTGAATCCAAAAAGAAACAGAAATTGCAGGAACTCAAGGAAATTCGCATGCAGCCTAAAATCGACGATCACGATCTCGATTTTAAGTCGAAGCATGTGAAGGATTTTCTTGCCGGCGGCGACAAGGTAAAAGTAACGATCCGATTTCGCGGACGCGAATTGGCTCATACGGAACTTGGCCTGGTAGTCCTTAAGGATGTGTTAAGCAAGCTTGGTGACGATTATGTCATCGAAAAACAACCCGCTATGGAGGGCCGTTTCATGTCGATGACGCTCGCTCCCAAAGCAAAAAAATGA
- a CDS encoding class II fructose-bisphosphate aldolase: MTSYKELGLVNTKELFAKAVKGGYAIPAYNFNNLEQLQAIIQACVETKSPVILQVSSGARKYANANLLRNMARGAVEYAHELGYDIPVVLHLDHGDSFELCKDCIESGFSSVMIDGSHLSYEENVALTKKVCDFAHSQKDYVTVEGELGVLAGVEDDVSSEHSHYTQPEEVEDFVKKTGVDSLAISIGTSHGATKFKPEQCTRNADGVLIPPELRFDILSQIEKRIPGFPIVLHGSSSVPVQYTKMIEQYGGVMKDTVGIPEEQLRKAAKSAVCKINIDSDGRLAMTALIRKVFAEKPGEFDPRKYLGPARDELKVLYMHKNKEVLGSAGQA, encoded by the coding sequence ATGACCAGCTATAAAGAACTGGGTCTTGTAAACACCAAAGAGCTGTTTGCAAAGGCCGTCAAGGGCGGATACGCGATTCCTGCGTACAACTTCAACAACCTGGAACAGCTTCAGGCGATTATTCAGGCTTGCGTAGAAACGAAGTCTCCCGTAATCCTTCAGGTTTCTTCCGGCGCGCGCAAATACGCAAACGCCAACCTGCTTCGCAACATGGCGCGCGGCGCGGTGGAGTATGCTCATGAACTGGGTTACGACATCCCCGTCGTCCTTCACCTGGATCATGGCGACAGCTTCGAACTTTGCAAAGACTGCATTGAAAGCGGATTCTCTTCGGTTATGATCGACGGGTCGCATCTTTCATATGAAGAAAACGTCGCGCTCACCAAAAAAGTTTGCGATTTCGCCCACTCGCAGAAGGATTACGTCACCGTAGAAGGCGAACTCGGAGTTCTCGCAGGTGTTGAAGACGATGTTTCCTCAGAGCATAGCCACTACACTCAGCCTGAAGAAGTCGAGGACTTCGTAAAGAAAACCGGCGTCGATTCCCTTGCTATCTCCATCGGAACCAGCCATGGCGCGACCAAATTCAAGCCCGAGCAGTGCACACGCAATGCCGACGGCGTCCTGATCCCTCCGGAGCTCCGCTTCGACATTCTCTCTCAGATCGAAAAAAGAATTCCCGGATTCCCCATCGTTCTCCACGGATCGTCCTCGGTTCCCGTTCAGTACACCAAAATGATCGAACAGTACGGCGGAGTCATGAAGGACACTGTGGGTATCCCCGAAGAACAGCTTCGCAAAGCCGCAAAGAGCGCTGTATGCAAGATTAATATCGATTCAGACGGCCGTCTCGCGATGACCGCGCTGATCAGAAAAGTTTTCGCTGAAAAACCCGGCGAATTCGATCCCCGCAAATACCTCGGCCCCGCTCGCGATGAATTGAAAGTTCTTTATATGCACAAGAATAAAGAAGTTCTCGGTTCAGCAGGACAGGCATAA
- a CDS encoding ATP-binding protein, producing the protein MSNSIETRESYPEKNADFLRNIYFFHSMSDNALHKIASLCTEVSYEPGTIIFFEDMPGDSFFVVLEGEAEIWKRYGKTDAVLLGVCSSGQPVGEMALIDECPRSATVRSRTFLRMLVIKAVDFNNLLLTENSICVTLLRAVTMMVRRSNEAHITDLDRQNKELARAYTELQALQDELVSRERLSVVGRFSSLILHDIRNPLSALKTRVQLLQANRDDNEYFNSSIVKINEDITRMEHLAAEFLDYARGEIRLNMSVCMLDQLFSRLQDAISVKTQAQNVKLACENSVSEPVILDQERVLRALINASENACKAMNNGGSLTIRALKDGCNLVFEILDTGVGMSPESLERIFQPFYSQSTSGGTGLGMVIIKSIIEAHHGTVSISSAIGAGTRLVLTLPVFL; encoded by the coding sequence ATGAGCAATAGCATTGAAACAAGAGAATCCTATCCGGAAAAAAACGCGGATTTCCTGAGAAATATTTATTTCTTCCATTCAATGTCGGATAATGCTTTACATAAAATCGCATCTTTATGTACTGAAGTTTCTTATGAGCCAGGAACGATTATTTTTTTTGAGGATATGCCCGGCGATAGTTTTTTCGTCGTCCTGGAAGGCGAAGCTGAAATCTGGAAAAGATACGGCAAAACAGACGCGGTTTTACTGGGAGTGTGCAGTTCCGGACAGCCTGTTGGAGAGATGGCTTTGATCGACGAGTGTCCCCGCAGTGCCACAGTGCGATCCAGAACGTTTCTTAGAATGTTGGTGATCAAAGCAGTTGATTTTAACAATCTGTTGCTTACAGAGAACAGTATTTGCGTAACCTTGTTGCGTGCGGTCACCATGATGGTTCGACGTTCGAACGAGGCTCATATTACCGATCTTGATCGCCAGAACAAAGAATTGGCCCGCGCCTACACTGAACTTCAAGCTCTTCAGGACGAATTGGTAAGCAGGGAGCGTCTGTCTGTTGTCGGAAGGTTTTCGTCATTAATCCTTCACGATATCAGAAATCCACTTTCCGCGTTAAAAACTCGTGTTCAGCTTCTTCAGGCAAATCGTGATGATAATGAATATTTTAATTCGTCAATTGTAAAAATTAATGAAGACATTACCCGTATGGAGCATTTGGCCGCCGAATTTCTTGATTATGCCCGGGGCGAGATTAGATTGAATATGTCGGTGTGCATGCTCGATCAGCTGTTTTCACGTTTGCAAGACGCAATATCGGTTAAAACGCAAGCTCAAAATGTTAAGCTGGCATGCGAAAATTCTGTTTCAGAGCCGGTGATCCTCGATCAGGAACGGGTGTTGCGTGCTTTGATCAACGCTTCGGAAAATGCATGCAAGGCTATGAACAACGGCGGTTCGTTAACGATTCGCGCTCTGAAAGACGGCTGTAACCTTGTTTTCGAGATTTTGGACACCGGTGTGGGCATGTCTCCCGAGTCTTTGGAAAGGATTTTTCAGCCTTTTTATTCTCAATCCACGAGCGGCGGTACTGGCCTCGGTATGGTAATTATTAAAAGCATCATAGAAGCGCATCACGGTACTGTATCGATTTCTTCTGCTATCGGCGCTGGTACTCGTTTGGTTTTAACTCTTCCTGTTTTTCTATGA
- a CDS encoding flagellar filament outer layer protein FlaA → MKQGGLIIASLVLMFTLVAVPVAAQSQHVNYETYIVDNFDSPDTEWTWIAAGSKFATKGYPVLKYFDGMPNAIRVTQADPEGQYKFLGMEVKFDRKGDNWVDIVPTKPGSDPEKPETYEIPFKGKVSRLDLWVWGAHYAYELQILVRDCNGRVHTVSFGLVNHEGWKNMSVNIPSSIQQAAPYLNGVQQMSFVAFRLRTRPTERVDSFYIFFDQFKALTDTYMDSYDGFELVGTKFSEENKESGK, encoded by the coding sequence ATGAAACAAGGCGGTTTAATCATCGCAAGCCTTGTCCTTATGTTCACTCTTGTTGCGGTGCCCGTAGCGGCGCAATCACAGCATGTGAACTATGAGACGTACATAGTGGATAATTTTGATTCACCTGATACGGAATGGACATGGATTGCTGCAGGAAGCAAGTTCGCAACCAAGGGCTATCCTGTCCTGAAATATTTCGATGGTATGCCGAACGCTATCCGCGTTACGCAGGCAGACCCGGAGGGACAATACAAGTTCCTGGGAATGGAAGTGAAATTCGATCGTAAGGGCGATAACTGGGTGGATATAGTACCTACGAAGCCTGGTTCAGATCCTGAAAAACCTGAAACCTATGAAATTCCGTTCAAGGGAAAGGTTTCTCGGCTTGATTTATGGGTGTGGGGTGCTCACTACGCTTATGAATTACAGATTCTTGTCCGCGACTGCAACGGCCGCGTGCATACTGTTTCATTCGGATTGGTGAATCATGAGGGATGGAAGAATATGTCTGTCAATATACCCTCATCAATCCAGCAAGCTGCTCCTTATCTGAACGGCGTTCAGCAGATGTCTTTTGTCGCTTTCCGGCTTAGGACCAGGCCGACTGAGCGTGTAGACAGTTTTTACATTTTCTTTGATCAATTCAAGGCTCTTACCGATACCTATATGGATTCCTATGATGGTTTCGAGCTGGTTGGCACTAAGTTCAGTGAAGAAAATAAGGAGAGCGGAAAATAA
- the manA gene encoding mannose-6-phosphate isomerase, class I produces MKLDFYPLKNKIQDYSWGSLHGIEEATGIPNVDGSPKAELWMGSHPVCPSLVIDPKTRKEISLLDLINQDCSYYLGNRSLQDFGCKLPYLFKILSAESPLSLQVHPSLQHASAGFTRENTLGLSLNDPKRNYKDDNHKPEIIVAITPFIAMCGFRNVAQTAAFFTEIDETVFQEPCDIALKSGYSRLCDYLLNLNDDAKKKYITSVQNKISSFNRSPSSSCGYDFKKALEISSLLLKQYPSDIGILAPFYLNIIELVPGEGLFLPSGVMHAYIRGTGLELMASSDNVLRGGLTPKHIDVTELLEILDPSPYKPDILAINTTVGVSIYAAPAIEFELSRISPNGSACELPGNRPIIALCLSESITLTSESGSVHIMRKGDSVFIPAGVQTIAVAGSGICFAASLPHKERL; encoded by the coding sequence ATGAAACTCGACTTTTATCCTCTGAAGAATAAAATTCAGGACTATTCATGGGGTTCGCTTCATGGAATAGAAGAAGCAACCGGCATCCCGAACGTAGACGGATCGCCGAAAGCCGAGCTGTGGATGGGTTCTCATCCAGTGTGCCCGAGTCTCGTCATCGATCCGAAAACCCGGAAGGAAATTTCTTTACTCGATCTGATCAACCAAGATTGCAGCTACTACTTAGGGAACCGGTCGCTTCAGGACTTCGGATGCAAACTACCCTATCTTTTTAAGATTCTCTCTGCAGAATCTCCTTTATCGCTGCAAGTCCACCCTTCCCTTCAACACGCATCTGCCGGCTTTACAAGAGAAAATACCTTGGGGCTTTCACTAAACGACCCGAAACGAAATTATAAGGACGATAACCATAAACCGGAAATAATCGTCGCAATAACCCCTTTTATAGCGATGTGCGGGTTTCGCAACGTAGCGCAGACGGCGGCGTTTTTTACGGAAATCGATGAAACGGTATTTCAGGAACCCTGCGATATCGCGCTTAAAAGCGGCTATTCGCGCTTATGCGACTATTTATTAAATTTGAATGACGATGCCAAAAAAAAATATATCACGTCCGTTCAAAATAAGATATCGTCTTTCAATCGATCGCCTTCGAGTTCTTGCGGATACGATTTTAAAAAAGCGCTCGAAATATCGTCCCTGTTGCTCAAGCAGTATCCTTCCGATATAGGAATCCTTGCTCCTTTTTATCTTAATATAATCGAACTCGTTCCGGGAGAAGGATTATTCCTCCCGTCAGGCGTTATGCATGCATATATTCGGGGAACCGGACTTGAATTGATGGCCAGTTCTGACAACGTGCTGAGAGGCGGATTGACGCCTAAACACATAGATGTTACGGAACTGCTCGAAATACTCGATCCTTCGCCCTACAAACCCGACATACTTGCAATCAATACTACCGTCGGAGTTTCGATTTACGCAGCTCCGGCGATCGAATTCGAATTATCGCGAATTTCGCCGAACGGTTCAGCATGCGAGCTGCCTGGAAACCGGCCGATCATCGCGTTATGCTTATCCGAGTCCATCACGTTGACGTCGGAATCGGGCAGTGTTCACATCATGCGCAAGGGCGACTCGGTATTCATTCCCGCAGGCGTTCAAACGATCGCAGTCGCAGGAAGCGGAATTTGTTTTGCCGCGTCCCTACCTCATAAGGAACGATTATGA
- the zapA gene encoding cell division protein ZapA, giving the protein MSKGSLQIDLLGTSFSIQADEKPEYLNALYAHYKKIINQIEESSATQNPLKTAIIAGILISDELYKERMKRSLNPSPVDLAEAEKIALSLISRIDQVISE; this is encoded by the coding sequence ATGTCTAAAGGCAGCCTTCAGATTGATCTGCTTGGAACATCATTCTCCATTCAGGCTGATGAAAAACCGGAATATCTGAATGCTCTATATGCTCATTATAAAAAAATAATCAATCAAATTGAAGAGAGTTCCGCGACGCAGAATCCGTTAAAAACCGCCATTATAGCCGGTATTTTAATTTCGGATGAGTTATATAAAGAGAGAATGAAGCGCTCTTTAAATCCCTCGCCTGTTGATCTTGCAGAAGCAGAAAAAATAGCTTTAAGCCTCATTTCAAGAATCGATCAAGTAATTTCGGAATAA
- a CDS encoding cell division protein ZapB → MLNLDQVRLLENRVEKAVDKIQSLTSENQQLKGQLSGLQSRVLELEGLVNAFKNDQGRIEEGILNALDRLSAFEDSLYSDGETVVETGSEQTLTEETIGEEQQSEPIETFNESGTDILEEEQNSELEESIQADWNDVSVSADEDSMKSPGPDGQMDIF, encoded by the coding sequence ATGCTAAACCTCGATCAGGTTCGACTTCTTGAAAATCGCGTTGAAAAAGCTGTAGATAAAATTCAGTCCTTGACTAGTGAAAATCAACAGCTGAAAGGCCAGTTATCCGGCCTCCAATCCAGAGTTCTTGAACTCGAGGGTCTGGTAAACGCGTTTAAGAACGATCAGGGCCGGATCGAGGAAGGAATCCTCAATGCACTGGACAGATTGAGCGCATTCGAGGATTCCTTATATTCAGACGGCGAAACCGTCGTTGAAACAGGCTCAGAACAAACCCTAACCGAAGAGACTATCGGCGAAGAGCAACAGAGCGAACCGATTGAGACATTCAACGAGTCCGGGACGGATATACTCGAAGAAGAACAAAACTCGGAGTTAGAAGAATCAATTCAGGCTGACTGGAATGATGTTTCAGTTTCCGCGGACGAAGATTCCATGAAATCTCCGGGTCCAGACGGGCAAATGGATATTTTTTAA
- the rsmH gene encoding 16S rRNA (cytosine(1402)-N(4))-methyltransferase RsmH, whose translation MEIIHTSVLLQECLQYLAPDHGGSLMIDGTLGEGGHTEAFLTRYPDLHIIGIDADQKIQEKAKERLAQFGDRVSFYNGWSDVFFSEYPDAETKPDRILIDLGISLFHYEKSGRGFSFRSDEPLDMRLDPSYPQSAADLVNTMNETALADLIYQFGEERYSRRISKAICEKRGLSKFSTAKALADCIYSAVPGEYRHGRIHPATRTFQALRIAVNEELSRLPGLLSLALDVLAPNGKLGVITFHSLEDRIVKNYFRDMGKKCTCPPEVPICRCGGKAKVEVLTKKSVSPQEDEIRVNPPSRSARLRVVRKLSYEEENK comes from the coding sequence ATGGAAATAATTCATACTTCGGTCTTATTACAAGAATGTCTCCAGTATCTAGCCCCAGACCACGGCGGCTCCCTTATGATCGACGGGACGCTCGGCGAGGGCGGCCATACTGAAGCCTTTTTAACCCGATATCCGGATCTTCATATAATAGGCATCGACGCAGATCAGAAAATTCAGGAAAAAGCGAAAGAGCGATTGGCTCAATTCGGCGATCGGGTATCTTTCTACAACGGATGGTCCGATGTTTTCTTTTCTGAATATCCTGACGCCGAAACAAAGCCCGACAGGATACTGATCGATCTCGGTATTTCCCTTTTTCACTATGAAAAGTCCGGCCGAGGTTTCAGTTTCCGTTCCGATGAACCGCTCGATATGCGGCTGGATCCTTCATATCCGCAAAGCGCGGCGGATCTGGTCAACACAATGAATGAGACTGCCTTGGCTGATTTGATTTATCAATTCGGCGAAGAACGGTATTCCCGGCGCATTTCTAAAGCAATCTGCGAAAAACGCGGCTTATCAAAATTTTCTACTGCGAAGGCTCTGGCCGATTGCATCTATTCAGCCGTTCCCGGAGAGTATCGACACGGCAGGATTCATCCCGCGACGCGGACGTTTCAAGCCCTTCGGATCGCGGTGAATGAAGAGCTTTCCAGGCTTCCCGGATTGTTGTCGCTTGCCCTCGATGTCCTGGCTCCGAACGGAAAACTGGGCGTGATCACATTTCATTCATTAGAAGACAGAATCGTAAAAAATTACTTTCGCGATATGGGAAAGAAGTGTACCTGTCCGCCGGAAGTGCCGATATGTAGATGCGGCGGGAAGGCAAAAGTGGAAGTGCTCACTAAGAAGTCGGTTTCGCCGCAGGAAGACGAGATTCGCGTAAATCCGCCGTCTCGAAGCGCCCGTCTGAGAGTGGTCAGAAAGTTGTCGTATGAAGAGGAGAATAAATGA
- a CDS encoding flagellar filament outer layer protein FlaA, with protein MKRLVAGALACLLVGSLSAQVRSDDLNLDAADPALIGTDSAEQKLKEISIDKFEQEGTWITAMSADEGVIQGRLFDGSPAGKKPIEAEKDKEIPDEKVYGVKVEYFRRGYNSFTVKAVKPLPVEGITKTASVWVVGRNYNHTMKLLLEDYWGNEFELYMGKLNHSGWKQMTVAVPPQNPDGKSGIIQKDYHYSTRMGLKIVGFKIECDPEDAYGSYFMYFDDLRVVSDLYEMEARDADDMYDNW; from the coding sequence ATGAAGAGACTAGTTGCTGGAGCGCTTGCTTGCCTTCTGGTAGGGTCCCTTTCAGCTCAAGTTCGGTCTGATGATTTGAATCTTGACGCGGCAGATCCTGCGTTGATCGGAACAGATTCGGCTGAACAGAAACTTAAAGAGATTTCCATAGATAAGTTTGAACAAGAGGGAACCTGGATTACCGCGATGTCGGCCGATGAAGGCGTGATTCAGGGCCGGCTCTTTGATGGGTCCCCCGCTGGAAAAAAGCCCATTGAAGCCGAGAAAGATAAAGAAATTCCAGATGAGAAGGTGTACGGCGTCAAAGTGGAATATTTCCGACGCGGTTATAACAGTTTTACTGTAAAAGCCGTCAAGCCTCTTCCTGTCGAGGGTATTACTAAAACCGCCAGTGTTTGGGTTGTTGGAAGAAACTACAATCACACGATGAAGCTTCTTCTCGAAGACTACTGGGGAAACGAGTTTGAACTCTATATGGGAAAGCTTAACCACTCAGGCTGGAAGCAGATGACTGTTGCTGTTCCTCCGCAGAATCCCGACGGAAAATCCGGTATTATTCAGAAAGACTACCATTACAGCACCAGAATGGGACTGAAAATTGTAGGATTTAAGATCGAATGCGATCCTGAAGATGCCTATGGAAGCTACTTTATGTATTTTGACGACTTGCGCGTTGTTTCCGATCTGTATGAAATGGAAGCAAGAGACGCAGATGATATGTACGATAACTGGTAA
- the rplT gene encoding 50S ribosomal protein L20, producing the protein MPRAIDGSKRKDHRKKILKLAKGFRGRRGTNFKAAKDAVVKALTHAYVDRRDRKGDMRSLWITRINAAVREQGLSYSRFIEGLTKAGVVINRKALSNMAIEDPAAFKAVVDASKKALGV; encoded by the coding sequence ATGCCAAGAGCAATAGACGGTAGCAAACGAAAGGACCACCGCAAGAAGATCCTTAAACTCGCAAAGGGATTTCGCGGTCGCCGGGGTACTAACTTTAAAGCTGCGAAAGACGCAGTTGTAAAAGCCTTAACGCATGCCTATGTAGACCGCCGCGACAGAAAAGGAGATATGAGGAGTCTTTGGATTACCCGTATCAACGCTGCTGTGCGCGAGCAGGGTCTCTCCTACTCGCGTTTTATCGAAGGTCTTACTAAAGCCGGCGTTGTAATCAACCGCAAGGCGCTTTCAAACATGGCGATTGAAGATCCTGCCGCTTTCAAAGCAGTAGTAGACGCTTCAAAAAAAGCATTGGGAGTGTAA
- the rpmI gene encoding 50S ribosomal protein L35, with protein MPKMKTKRCAAKRFSFTASGKVKYKKMNLRHILTKKSAKRKRHLRQSGVLSEADSAKIRKQLLPYG; from the coding sequence ATGCCAAAGATGAAAACCAAGAGATGCGCGGCAAAGCGCTTTTCCTTTACCGCAAGCGGTAAAGTCAAGTACAAGAAGATGAACCTGCGACATATTCTCACAAAGAAGTCGGCAAAACGGAAAAGACATCTTCGTCAGTCCGGCGTCCTTTCAGAAGCCGATTCAGCAAAGATTCGAAAACAGCTTCTTCCCTACGGTTAA
- the mraZ gene encoding division/cell wall cluster transcriptional repressor MraZ translates to MTGEYRNTLDEKGRIMFPVRLRSELSGSTLILTRGIDRCLWLFSPEQWKILSDKVMESASVFQSQSRSVLRRLIAPAQEVEIDKAGRVSIPQSLREFAGLGKDCVFLGINKYFELWDSKEYDTYLGESEADFKEATEGLGSICL, encoded by the coding sequence TTGACTGGCGAATATCGGAATACTCTGGATGAAAAGGGGCGAATAATGTTCCCTGTTCGTTTGAGGTCCGAATTATCCGGTTCTACGCTGATTCTTACTCGCGGCATCGACCGATGCTTGTGGCTTTTTTCTCCTGAACAGTGGAAGATTCTCTCCGATAAAGTGATGGAGTCTGCTTCCGTGTTTCAATCTCAATCGCGATCGGTGCTTCGCAGGCTCATCGCTCCCGCGCAGGAAGTAGAAATTGACAAGGCTGGAAGGGTTTCAATACCTCAAAGTCTTCGAGAATTCGCGGGTCTTGGAAAAGATTGCGTGTTTTTAGGCATCAATAAGTATTTTGAGTTGTGGGATTCGAAAGAGTACGACACCTATTTGGGGGAGAGCGAGGCAGATTTCAAAGAGGCCACTGAAGGCCTCGGATCGATTTGCTTGTAA
- a CDS encoding cell division protein FtsL — protein sequence MIKNVMAVVMTLAIPFFLFLTVWQTGRYAEIDSELRSLDMEQQALVNQNKRLISAITVLSVPERIERVATEELYMRKARSDEIMRIELKREGLGG from the coding sequence ATGATAAAAAACGTTATGGCTGTTGTAATGACGCTTGCTATACCTTTTTTTCTTTTCCTCACCGTATGGCAGACCGGCAGGTACGCAGAGATCGATTCCGAACTTCGCAGCCTCGATATGGAACAGCAGGCCTTGGTTAATCAAAATAAACGGCTGATTTCCGCGATAACAGTGTTATCGGTTCCGGAACGGATCGAGCGTGTCGCTACGGAAGAATTATATATGCGGAAGGCGCGTTCCGACGAAATAATGCGGATTGAATTAAAAAGGGAGGGTCTCGGTGGCTGA
- a CDS encoding UDP-N-acetylmuramoyl-tripeptide--D-alanyl-D-alanine ligase has translation MADSELLLTIPELVDAVDGTCLCNFSPVNGFSSVATDSRKVVTGSLFVPLIGEFQDGHTYITRALEAGASVVLVDSAHSDGCASVFSSLGKQYGACIVSVEHTLAALQRAAAAYVAKFPGLLKIAVTGSSGKTTTKELLGSIFSVTRKVVMNEGNLNSETGLPLSVFKIKSEHQVGVFEMGMNRRGEIFEIASVLNPSLALITNIGTAHIGILGTQDAIAEEKKAVFSNFSSDSVGFIPEDDGYANFLSAIPQGRVELFGFQTTPGFQGFRDNGIDGCIIRYEGLDISFPLPGIYNLKNALGAISLSRYAGVSPKDIQKGLEQVKPLFGRAEIYHGDVTVMLDCYNANPDSMESAVSFCRDVSWSGRKVFVLGSMLELGEDSFKEHRKICSLVSQSGIDSVYFFGSEIIAAAQSVEWSNISCVCCSSIDDLSAALAQDIRFGDLVLIKGSRGMELERVFPVIMHQHKTEPVDE, from the coding sequence GTGGCTGATTCTGAACTCCTTTTAACCATACCTGAGCTCGTAGATGCGGTGGATGGAACTTGCTTGTGCAACTTCTCTCCGGTGAACGGTTTCTCCTCCGTCGCTACCGATAGCAGAAAAGTCGTAACAGGTTCTTTATTCGTGCCGTTGATCGGCGAATTTCAAGACGGCCATACGTATATTACCCGTGCATTGGAAGCCGGCGCTTCTGTTGTTTTGGTAGATTCTGCGCATTCAGACGGCTGCGCGAGCGTATTCAGTTCATTGGGCAAGCAGTACGGCGCATGCATCGTCAGCGTTGAACATACCCTTGCGGCTCTACAGCGAGCGGCCGCGGCGTATGTAGCCAAATTTCCCGGTTTATTGAAAATCGCGGTGACAGGATCAAGCGGAAAAACTACAACAAAGGAACTGCTGGGATCGATTTTTTCCGTCACCCGGAAAGTCGTGATGAATGAAGGAAATTTGAATTCTGAAACAGGATTGCCGTTGTCTGTTTTTAAAATTAAAAGCGAACACCAGGTCGGCGTTTTCGAGATGGGAATGAATCGCAGAGGCGAGATTTTCGAAATCGCTTCCGTTCTTAATCCTTCGCTTGCATTGATTACAAACATCGGGACTGCCCATATCGGAATTCTCGGCACGCAGGATGCAATAGCTGAAGAAAAAAAAGCGGTTTTTTCGAATTTTTCTTCGGATTCGGTCGGTTTCATTCCCGAAGACGACGGCTATGCGAACTTTTTGTCGGCTATTCCCCAGGGCAGGGTGGAGTTGTTCGGATTTCAAACTACTCCCGGATTCCAGGGATTTAGGGATAACGGCATCGATGGATGCATCATTCGCTATGAGGGATTGGATATCTCATTTCCGCTTCCCGGGATATATAATCTCAAAAACGCTCTCGGAGCCATTTCTCTTTCCCGATACGCGGGCGTTTCGCCGAAGGATATACAGAAGGGCCTTGAACAGGTTAAACCCCTTTTTGGGCGGGCGGAAATATACCACGGCGATGTCACTGTGATGCTTGATTGCTATAACGCAAATCCCGATTCGATGGAGAGCGCTGTATCTTTTTGCAGGGATGTATCGTGGTCCGGCAGAAAAGTATTCGTTCTGGGCTCGATGCTTGAACTCGGCGAAGATTCTTTTAAGGAACATCGGAAAATTTGTTCCCTTGTATCGCAATCGGGAATCGATTCGGTATATTTTTTCGGATCAGAAATCATAGCCGCCGCTCAATCGGTCGAGTGGTCGAATATTAGTTGCGTATGCTGTTCGTCAATAGACGATCTGAGTGCGGCGTTGGCGCAGGATATCAGATTCGGAGACCTTGTATTGATCAAAGGTTCGCGCGGTATGGAGCTTGAAAGAGTTTTTCCCGTAATTATGCATCAACATAAGACGGAGCCTGTCGATGAATGA